The sequence below is a genomic window from Lysobacter capsici.
TCCATCATGCGCTTGACCTGCTTGCGCTGCAGGTTTTCCTGCGAGCCGCACAGGTTGCACGGGATGATCGGGAAATCCTTGACCGCCGCGTAATCGACGATGTCGTCCTCGCGTACATAGGCCAGCGGCCGGATCACCACGTGTTTGCCGTCGTCGGACAGCAGCTTGGGCGGCATGCCGCTGAGCTTGGCGTGGAAGAACAGATTCAGGAAAAACGTGGCGACCAGGTCGTCGCGATGATGCCCGAGCGCGATCTTGGTGAACCCCTGCTCCGCCGCGTAGGTATACAGCGCCCCGCGCCGCAGCCGCGAACACAACGAGCACATCGTCTTGCCTTCCGGCACCACGCGCGTCACCACCGAGTAGGTGTCCTGCTCGAGGATCTTGTACGCCACCCCGATCGATTCGAGGTACGCCGGCAACACGTGCTCGGGAAAGTCGGGCTGCTTCTGGTCCAGGTTGACCGCGACCAGTTCGAACTTCACCGGCGCCTTCTTCTGCAGCTGCAGGAGAATGTCGAGCAAGGTGTAGCTGTCCTTGCCGCCGGACAGGCAGACCATGACCTTGTCGCCTTCTTCGATCATGCCGAAATCGGCGATGGCGCGGCCGACCTGATGGCGCAGGCGGGTGGCCAGGCGCTCGCCGTCGGCGACGCGGGCGGTGTCCGGGCGCGGGCGGCGGACGGGTTCGGCGAGGGGCAGGACGATGCTCATGAGGCCGTCGATTCTACGCTACGGGTCGGTGAACGCAGCCGGTGCGGACGGCCGCGGCGGACCGGCGCCACCGATGACGGCCGCAAGGGCGGCGCGTTAAGCTCAGCGGCATGACCGTCAGCACCGACTCCACCGAGATCGTCCGCCAGCTCGCCGAACTGCGGCTGGAGCATCGCGATCTCGACGCGGCCATCGACCGTCTGGCCCTGGACCCGCAGGCCGACGAGCTGACGGTCAAGCGGCTCAAGAAGCGCAAGCTGTGGTTGAAGGACTGCATCGCCCGGCTGGAAAGCGCGCTGATCCCCGACGAACCGGCCTGACCGCCGCCGCGCCTGCCAGCGGCATGGATGTCATGTCCAGCTAGTGCGAAACCCAGCTGCAGCCACCCCCTTGCCTCGTGCTACGGTGCCGCCACTCGAAATCGGGCGGTTGCATGGCGAACAAGGACGAACTGGTCAAGGCGGCGCGCAGTCCGTGGTGGCAAGGCGCCGCGGCGGTCGCACTGGTCGCGCTCGTGGTCACCTTCGCCCTGGGCGGTTTCAAGCAGGCCAAGAGCACCAGCAAGCCCCTGCCGCAGTATTCGGCCGGCCACCGCTACCAGGGCGAGGCGATGGCGGTGACGCCGCTGCGCGCCTGGGTCGCGCGCTACAAACCCGGCGGCCAGGTCGACCGCTTCGATCCGGGCAAGCTGTACCTGGTGTTGCAGGTCGAGATCGAGAACCGCACGCCGCGCAGTTTCAATGGCTTCGGCTACCCGCGCGAGGACGTGATCCTGGTGTCGGCCAAGCGCGAGCCGATCCAGCCCGACCTGCTGCTGATGTCCGACGACCACAGCGTCGCCGCCGACCTGCATCCGCGCCTGAAACAACGGGTCGATCTGGTCTGGAACCTGCCCAAGACCTATGTCCACGCGCCGCAGCAGACCTGGGGCGTGTTCGCGCGCGCCTACAAGGCCAAGGCCTACATCAACGACGAGGGCGCCTGGGTGCAGGGCAAGCCGGCGGCCAAGTTCCTGATTCCGGTGCAGGACCTGCGCGACCGGGCGGTGGCGCCATGAGCACGACGACGACCTCCGGCACCGGCCTGCGGGCGCGCTGGCGTTGGCGCGATGCGCTGTGGATCGTGCTGGCGCTGATCGCGGTGGTCGCGCTGCGCAAGGGCGAGTCGAGCTACGAACAGCGCGACGCGCCGCTGGTGCAGCGCGCGAGCGGATTGGGCCGCGCCGAAGGCCGCAATTTCGCCGTCGACGTGAGCGGCTTCAAGGCCGCGCGCGCCTACCTGCTCAAGGGCGACTTCAGCCGTTCGGAAGATCTGCTGCTGCGCACGCCGGGCCTGTGGCTGTCGGTGGTGGCCACGGTCGAAGCCACCCAGCGCCCGGGCTATGTCCAGGCGCAATTGCTGACCCGCGACGGACTGGTCTATGCCGCGTCCAGCGCCGAGCGGCCCAAGCTGCGCGGGGTGAACCTGAGCGAACGGCCGGTCGCACCGGGCCTGCCCGAGAACGGCGCCTGGTTCTTCGAAGTGCCGGCCGACCGGCTCGAAGGCGCGCACCTGCAACTGTATTGGGGCAGCGGCCTGCCGCAGGGCGGCGACAGCCTGGTCGATGTCGACCTGGGCATCGACGCGGCGCGCGCGCGCAAGCTGCTGGCCGAGGCGAAACCGGTATTGGACCTGCGCTGATGAGCATCGAAATCCCCGCCAAGCCGGTCGCAGCCCCTTCCGTCCAACCCGCCGCGATCGGGTGGTGGCGGCGCAACACCGGCTGGCTGATCGGCACCGCGGTGCTCGGCGGCATCGCGATCTATGCGCCGTACCACGACGCCTTGAACGAATACCGAGCGCGCAATCCGAGCATCGCGATCGACGCATCGAAGCACGACTGGGTGCAGTTCGAAGGCGCGCGCTGGCGCCTGGTCGAAGCCGAGGCGCTGGCTCCGCGCGACCCGCGCATCCTCGGTCCGCTGCGCAAGGACGCCGGCGTGCTGTTGGTGCGTTTCGAGGTGATCCCCGATTCGGGCACCCCGATCAAAACCCTCGACACCTGCCGCGGCCGCATCGCCGATGCGCGGGGCCGGCAGTGGGAAGCCGGCCCGGTCGGCTTGCCGCGCCTGGGTGGGCCGAAGCTGCCGACCAGTTGCGGCAGCGGCTACGACGCACAATTCAAATCGGTGCTGGCGGTGCCGGGCCGGCCGTTCGCGTTCCAGCATGCCTATGTGTTGCCGCGCACGCAGAAGCTGGAAGGACTGGAGGCACGCATCGAATTCGGGCCGCTGCAGACCGACAAGGGCCGTTACTTGCGTTTCAAGCTGTAAGTCCGACAGTCACCTGGCGAACTCTCGTTTTTTGCGCGGGAGGCTTCAGCACCGAAGTCTCTTGTGGGAGGGGCTTCAGCCCCGACGCTCTTCGGTCCGCCGCGACATGGATTAGTCGCGATCGGAAACAAAAGCGTCGGGCCTGAAGGCCCTCCCACAAAAAACTTCGGGCCGGCGAAGGTTCACAAGCAGTGCGTTTTTCTGCTTTGCACCGCTGTAACTCGAAGTCTGCAACCGAAAGCCGCGAGGTCTTTTGTGGTAGGGGCTTCAGCCCCGACGCTGTTCGGTCCGGCGCGGCGTGGATTCGAAGTGGTCTGAGACAAAAGCGTCGGGCCTGAAGGCCCTCCCACCAAAAACTTCGCGACGATCTATCACAGCGGCGCCCTTTCTCCCCCCAAAGGCGCTTCGATCAAGCGCGCGGCAATCGCGCAATCGCCCGATCGAACGTCGCCGCCAGCAACACCACCCGCAGCACATCGGTCAGCAGCGAGGTGCGGAACGACAACGGGGTGTTGAGGAACACCGCGAACGGCTGGCCGATCACGCTCTGCCATTGCGGGTCCTGCGGCCCGACGAACTGCTGCATCAGCCGCCACGACCACGAATCGATGTAGGCCAGCAGTTGCCAGCACACGCACAAGGTCAGCAAGGCCGGCAGGCCCGCGCGCAGCACCAGGCGCAGGCTGTTGACCACCGGCACGCCCTTGCTGCTCCAGCCGGCGCTGGCCTTGTCGGCGAGCATGCGCAGGGTGAAATGCATCGACTTGAAGCGCTCGGCGACCCGGCCCAGGCGTTCGTCGGCCGCGTCGATGCGCTGCGCGCGGCGCAGGTCGATGCCGTAGATGATCGCGGTGATCGCCAGCCAGATCAGCGGCAGGGCGATCGCGCCGGCGGCGGTGGAGACGAAATCCCACAGCGGCGCCAGCGCGCGCTTGCTCGGCGCCAGCAGCTTGAACAACGCGGTCGGGCTTTCCCACCACTCCGTCGCCGCGACATACACGACGCGCTCGTGCCACCAATCTTGCCCGCTCTTGATCAGCTGCGCGATCGCCGCCGCGCCGACGAACACCCAGTACGCCTCGCAACTGGTCGCGATCACGTTCCACAGCGCATGCCCGGTCGCGGTCGCGCGTCGCTTGCTGAACCAGCGCACCACCCAGGCCACCGCGAGCGCGATCCACAGGCCCTTGAGCTTGAGCACCTGATGCAGGTTTTCCTTGTCCCACACGCTGAAGGTGTAGTGGGTGCGGAAGTTGCGGCGCAGATCCTCGAGCAGGCCCCAGCCGGCGTAATAGGCGAAGAACGGCAGCATCGCGATCGCCAGCGCGGTGATCCATTGCTTGCGCACCGCCGCGGTGTCGGGCGTGGTCGCGCCGCCGGCGAGCATCGGCAGCGACGGCCGCAGCGACTGGAACATCAGGATGGTGCCGGCCAGCTGGGTCACGATCAGCACCGACAGCGCCGCGAACGACAGCAGCACCGAGCGCTCGCCGAGCTTCACCGACAGCTGCATCAACAGGTCGTAGCAGACCCGCTGGGCGAAGAACCAGAATGCCAGCGCGGG
It includes:
- the ttcA gene encoding tRNA 2-thiocytidine(32) synthetase TtcA, translated to MSIVLPLAEPVRRPRPDTARVADGERLATRLRHQVGRAIADFGMIEEGDKVMVCLSGGKDSYTLLDILLQLQKKAPVKFELVAVNLDQKQPDFPEHVLPAYLESIGVAYKILEQDTYSVVTRVVPEGKTMCSLCSRLRRGALYTYAAEQGFTKIALGHHRDDLVATFFLNLFFHAKLSGMPPKLLSDDGKHVVIRPLAYVREDDIVDYAAVKDFPIIPCNLCGSQENLQRKQVKRMMDAWERETPGRIETISRALGDIRPSQLSDAKLFDFLGLGKAGAAPVVDAPVWLDEASVETDDTQVNDAQVG
- a CDS encoding YdcH family protein; its protein translation is MTVSTDSTEIVRQLAELRLEHRDLDAAIDRLALDPQADELTVKRLKKRKLWLKDCIARLESALIPDEPA
- a CDS encoding DUF6053 domain-containing protein; amino-acid sequence: MGGPSGPTLLFPIATNPCRGGPKSVGAEAPPTRDFGAEASRAKNESSPGDCRTYSLKRK